The sequence below is a genomic window from Mycobacterium spongiae.
AATTACCCGTTCTACCTGACCCTGGGTCCGGCGGTCGGGGCGATCGCCGCCGGAAATGCGGTCGTCCTCAAACCGTCGGAAATTGCCCCAGCGTCGTCGCGATTGATGGCCGAATTGGTGCCGCGCTATCTCGACAACGATGCGATCGCGGTCATCGAAGGCGACGGCTCGGTAAGTCAGGAGCTGATTGCCCAGGGCCTGGACCGGGTGATGTTCACCGGCGGCACCGAGATCGGCCGCAAGGTTTACGAAGGCGCGGCGCCGCACCTGACTCCCGTCACACTTGAGCTTGGCGGCAAGAGCCCCGTGATCGTCGCCGACGACGCCGATGTGGATGTCGCGGCCAAGCGCATCGCCTGGATCAAACTGCTCAATGCTGGTCAGACGTGCGTTGCGCCCGACTATGTGCTGGCTGACGCAAAGATCCGTGACGAGCTGGTCGGCAAGATCAGTGCCGCCATCACGAAGTTCGGGTCCGGGGAGCCGGGCGGAATGCGGATTGTCAACCAACGCCAATTCGACCGGCTCAGCGGCTACATATCCGATGCGAAAGCCCAAGCCGAAGCTGGCGGAAAAAACGACGTTGTCGTGGGCGGCGGGTGCGACGCATCCAAGCTGCGGATCCAACCGACCGTGGTTGTCGACCCCGATCCCAACGGGCCGTTGATGAGCAACGAGATCTTCGGGCCGATCCTGCCGGTTCTGTCGGTCGACTCCCTCGACGATGCGATACGGTTCGTCAATTCACGGCCCAAGCCCTTGTCCGCCTACCTGTTCACGAAGTCGCGCCACGTGCGCGAGCGGGTGATCAAGGAGGTGCCAGCCGGCGGGATGTTGGTCAACCATCTCGCTTTCCAGGTATCGACTGCCAAATTGCCCTTCGGCGGCGTCGGCGCGTCGGGCATGGGTGCCTACCACGGCCGCTGGGGTTTTGAGGAGTTCAGCCACCGCAAGTCGGTGTTGACCAAACCCACGCGGCCCGACCTGTCGAGCTTCACCTACCCGCCGTATACCGAGCGGGCGTTCAAGCTGGCCCGCAAGCTGTTCTGACATGAGCCGGCAGCTGCCGGCGCGGACCGACCGCAACAACCCCGTCTGCTAATAGCTGAGAGGAACCTGATGCCCGGAGTGCAGGATCGCGTCATCGTCGTCACCGGAGCGGGTGGAGGTCTGGGCCGCGAATACGCCCTCACCCTCGCCGGTGAGGGCGCCAGCGTCGTCATCAACGATCTCGGCGGTGCCCGCGACGGCACCGGCGCCGGATCGGCGATGGCCGATCAAGTCGTCGCGGAGATCCGCGACGCGGGCGGCCGCGCGGTCGCCAACTACGACAGCGTCGCCACCGAAGACGGCGCGGCGAACATCATCAAGACCGCGCTCGACGAGTTCGGTGCGGTGCACGGTGTGGTAAGCAACGCCGGGATCCTGCGCGACGGCACGTTCCACAAGATGACCTCGGAGAACTGGGACGCGGTCCTGAAGGTGCACCTGTACGGCGGATACAACGTGCTGCGCGCGGCCTGGCCGCATTTCCGCGAACAGAGCTACGGGCGAGCGGTGGTCGCGACCTCCACCAGCGGCCTGTTCGGCAACTTCGGTCAGACCAACTACGGTGCGGCCAAGCTTGGCCTGGTCGGCATGATCAACACGCTGGCGCTCGAGGGCGCCAAGTACAACATCCACGTCAACGCGCTCGCCCCGATCGCGGCCACTCGGATGACCCAGGACATCATGCCGCCTGAGGTCCTCGAGAAGCTCACGCCGGATTTCGTCGCGCCGGTCGTCGCCCATTTGTGCACCGAGGAATGCTCCGACAATGGATCGGTGTTCATCGTCGGCGGCGGCAAGGTGCAGCGGGCCGCGTTGTTCCAAAACGACGGAGTCAACTTCGACAAGCCGCCGTCTGTACAGGATGTGGCGGCGCACTGGGCCGAGATCACCGACCTGTCCGGGGCGAAAAAAGCTGGATTCAAACTGTAGCTGTACATGAAAGCTTGTGTCGTAAAAGAGCTTTCCGGCCCGTCCGGCATGGTGTACACCGATATCGATGATGTGTCCGGTGACGATGGGAACGTGGTCATCGACGTTCGCGCTGCCGGAGTGTGCTATCCCGACCTGCTACTGACCAAGGGCGAGTATCAGCTGAAGCTGCCGCCGCCGTTTGTGCCTGGCATGGAAACCGCCGGTGTGGTGCGGTCCGCGCCGCCGGGATCGGGTTTCACTGTGGGCGAACGAGTTTCGGGGTTCGGAGTTCTCGGCTGCTACGCCGAACAAGTGGCTGTTCCAGTGGCCAATGTGGTCCGTAGCCCCCCGGAGCTCGACGACGCCGAAGCCGTGTCATTGTTGGTCAACTACAACACCATGTACTTCGCCTTGGCGCACCGCGCGGGTTTGCGGCCTGGCAACACCGTGCTGGTGTTGGGCGCGTCCGGCGGGGTGGGCACCGCGGCCGTGCAGATCGCCAAGGCGATGGGCGCCGCCGAAGTGATCGCCGTGGTGCACCGCGAGGCCGCGATTGACTATGTCGCGGCGCTTGGTGCCGACGTCGTGGTGACGTCGACGGATGACTGGACTCAGCGGGTGGTGGACAAGACTGCCGGTAAAGGAGTCGACATCGTTGTCGATCCCGTTGGCGGCGAGGCCTTCGATGACGCGCTTAGCGTGCTGGCGATCGACGGCAAGTTGCTGGTGATCGGCTTCGCCGCCGGCGATATTCCCACCCTCACGGTCAACCGCTTGCTGCTGCGCAACGTCAGCGTGGTGGGCGTCGCCTGGGGCGAGTACCTCAACCAAGTTCCCGGTTCGGCCGCCCTGTTCGCCTCGGGCCTGGGCCAACTGGTTTTCTTGGGGCTCAAACCGCCTCCGCCGCTGCGCTATCCGCTGTCGGAGGGCCAGGCTGCGCTGCAGACGTTGGCCGACGGAGGGGTGCTGGGCAAGGTCGTCCTCGAGCCGTAGCTCATCGTGCCGCCGGTAGCGCGACCTGAGCCTTAGGTAAAGAGACTCTCAACGTCGCTGACGGTGTCGGCGGCGGCGGAGAGGAGGACGAGGAATTCCACGCCACCCGCAATTGAGGTCAGACCTGCGGTGGCCGCCAACGGTAACCCGATCGCGTTAATCAGATTGCCCTGGGCGAGCTGGCTTGCGAACAGTTGGGTGTTGTACAGCGGCAGCGAGGTTGCCAGCGCGAGGCCGATGTCCGCGGTCGGCAGCAGAACGGCATAGTTGGTCGAGATGATTGAGGTGAGCGTATTGACCACCTCGGCCGGGGTCGGCGCGGCGGCCAAAGCGCTGGCAAAGTCCGCGGGTTGCGGCGGCTGGAACGTCGGGAGCGTGATCGGCTGGGCCAGCAATGCCTGCACATCGGCGGTGAAGTCCTGGATGCCTTCCTGCGTTCCCGCGACCAGGGCATCGCCGATGACCTGCGGGGGCACGTCGGGCCAGATCCCGAATGGCGTCTGCACGTCGGCCGGGCCGGTCGAATAGCCGAAGTTCGGATCGCCGTAGCCAAGATTGACGATCACTTCCAGGTTCGGCTGAATCAGGTTGGCCAGCGGGTTTCCGATGACGGGTATGGCACGCAACGGTTCCAGAAGCGGCAGGTTCTCTGTGGGAATCATGTAGTAGTCGGTGACCCCGGTGTAGCCGGGCGATGTCGGTAGTTCGATGGCGGCGTCGACCTGTGCCGGTGTGAGGTCCATATACCCCGTATGTACGAACACGATTCCCGCAATCGCATTGAGGTTGGAGATGATGTTGAGCGGGTACTGGGGGAAACTGGCGAACCCGTCATACTCGCGGGTGTAAATGGCCGTTGGATAGATCGTGTCCGACGGCGTCGCGCCATAGAACGTCAGGCCCAAGCTCGGGAGCGTCAGACCGGGGAATCGCGCCAGCATACCGCCGTTGGGATTCATTTCGTTGCCAACGAGTACGAAGTTGAGGTCGGTGGCCGGAGGGGCCGCCGGACCCATGGCCGCGAGCTGTTGCATTTCCAGTGACGCGATGATGGCGCTTTGTGAATAGCCGAAAACGGTGACGGTGTTTCCGGGGATCGCGAGCTGGTCCAGGATCGCGTTGTGCATGATGGTCAAGCCCTCTTCCACCGAAGTGTTGAGGACAGATGATCTAACGCCGGTGATCGGATACAACTCTTCGGGTGTGAAGATCGCTTGTAGGGGGTTGAGCGTACGGAGGTAGAGCTCGTTGGCGGCCGCGAGGTAGGCCGGCGACGGCAGCGGAACTCCGGTGGGTCCGAAGATCAAGTTCGTCAGATTCGCCGGGAAGGGTGGAATCGCCGCCGCCGCCGGGGTTGTCGGGGCTGCGGGCAAACCCAACCCGGATTGCAGGGTGTTGGCGATGGCGGCCTCGGCATTCGCGTAGGCGTTGCCGGCGGCGGCCAACGTCTGGTGGAACTGGCTATGAAACGCCTCCACCTGGCCGAGGACGGCTTGGTATTCCTTGCCGTGCGCCGTGAAGAATTGCGCGATGGCCGCCGACACTTCGTCGGCTGCGGCGGTAGCCACGGCAGTCGTCGAGCTTGCTGCTGTCGCGCTGGCCACACTCACTGCCGAACCGATTTCCTCCACCTGCGCGGCAACCGCTCCCATGATCTGTGGCTCAGCGATCAGATACGACATGTGACGCCTCTCAGCTCGAAACTCCGGTGAACCCCGGGTTCCCGTCAGACTAGATCGGTCACCGACGCCCGACGGGCATTTCCGCGAACGAGAGTTGCCCGATTGCGTTTTCCGCATGCTGGGCAGCGCACGATCCAGCCAGATCCTTGAGGGCTAGACGATCGATCCGACGGCATCCACAACGACCCCGAGTTGGAAGCCGGCCGCGAGCGTCAGCATCGCCGTGCTCGCGGCAAGCGGAGCGCCGAAGGCATAGATGAGCCCACCGGTAGCGTCTCCGTTGAGCACTTGCTTGATCCCGTCCAGGAACAGGTTGAGGTTGTAGGACGGCAGGGTGGTCACGACCTCGTTGACAATGTCCGCTGTTGCCAGCAGTGCAGCAGATGTGCTCGCCACTGCATTCGTGATCGACCGGGTGACGTCAGTGTTGAGCGCTTGCACAGCATCGATAAAGCCGATCGGCGAGAACCCCGGCGCAGGCGCCGAAATAGGCGTGTCGGGCAGCGAACTGCCAGATCCGTCCGTGCCGCCCGATCCCAGCAGCGAGTTTGGAAACCCGGACACTGACGGCGCCACCTCGGTGGTGATGGTGGTGGCGAAATCACCGATTCCCTGCTGGGCTCCGCTGAGCAGATCGATACCGATGGTCGCCGGGATTGGTGGGAGTACCCCGAATGGGGTAGCCACGTCGGCATACCCGGTCGAATAGCCATAGTTGGGGTCGCCGTAGCCCAGGTTGACGAGGTAGGTCAAGTTCGGTTGGACCAGGTCCGCCACGGCATTGCCGATCACCGGAATCGCCCGCACCGGGTCTAGAAGCGGCAGACCCGGGTGCGTGATCATGAAGTAGTCGGTGCCGCCGCTGTAGCCGGGGGATGTCGGCAATTGAACAAGGTTGTAACCCGGGGGGAGATTCGACGGATCCAGGTCCGGATAGATGCCATGCACGAACTGGATCCCTGCAAAGGCGTTGAGCACCGATAGAACATTGATCGGGTATTGCGGGAAGGAGGCGTAGCCGTCGTATTGCAGTGTGTAGACGTCGGTTGGGTAGCCCGTGTCGGCGGGCGTCGCGCCATAGAAATCGAGTCCGATACCCGGCAGGGACAAGCCTGCGAAGCGCGACATTAGCCCACCGTTGGGATTCATCAGATTGCCCAGCAGGGTAAAGCTGAGATTAGCCGTGTTCGGGCTGCCCATCGCTGCGAGGTTTTGCATCTGCAGCGAGGCGATGATGGCGCTCTGTGAGTAGCCCACCACGTGCACGTCGTTGCCGGCGGCGAGTTGCTCCGCGATTGCGCTATTCAGGATCGTGACGCCACGGGCAACGGACTCGGTCAGGGTCAGGTCCTTGATGCCGGTGAGCGGATACAACCCTTCGGGGGTGAACAAAGCTCGTGCGTGGGCGGCAATGAAATCGGGGAAATTCGGTGTGACGTATTTCGTGACGAGGTCGTTGACGTAGGTCAACGGAGGTATGGGCAAGCCGCTGCCGCCCATCACCAGAGTGACGTCGGTCGCTGCCGCCGCCGGTGCGGTGAGGGTGCCGCCGCTGAGAGCCCGGTTGAACCCGCTGACGACGTTCAGTGGGGACAGCAACGCTGGGGCACTTGCGGTGAGGACGCTGACGGCGCGGGATGCGGCGGCGGCATTGGCGGCCTCGGCGTCGGCGTAGGCGCGCCCCGCGGCGGCCAATGTCCGGGCAAACTGGTCGTGAAAGCCCGCCATTTGTCTGGTGATCGCCTGGTATTCCTGGCCGTGTGCGCTAAACAGCGTCGCGGCGGCCGCTGATACTTCATCGGCTGCCGCCGCTGCCACAGCGGTTGTCGGCCCCGCCGCGGCCCCATTGGCCTGATTCAGGATCGAACCGATCCCAGCCACCTCCTCGGCGGCTACCACCATGCTCTCGATACCGGCCACGAGGTTTGTCATTGGCACATCTCCCTCACCAAGCAGGGCAGTTATTTGGGATGTGGCGACTATTGGGCTATTCGGTCGAACCGAACGACGAGGTGATCCGCCGGCACCAAGGCCGCCAACCGTCAGCCTAGAAGCATCCGGCCACCTAGTCCCGCGATTGGGCAGTCGAGCTACCCGCGGCCCGGGGGGCGTTAGCGAATGGGTCGGAGGAAGTCGTTCCTGAACGTGGTCGGGTCAGCCGAGGAGCACGCTGCGCAACTGGTCCACTGCAGCCTCGTTGATGCCGGAGTCGCGCAAGTAGCCGTCCAGAGATCCGTAGGTGTCATCGATCGTCTGCCGCGCGGCGGCCAGGTACTCTTCGCGAACGCCGAGGACTCCGTCGGACAGGCGCGCCTGGGTGAATGTGACCACCTCCGGGGTCAGTTCGGTATCCGCGCGTTGTTGGATCATCTCGGTGATCCTGTCTCGCAGCTGCGGTACGGAGTCATTGCTGCGCAGAAAATCCGCCCGGATAGCCGCGCGATCGACACCTATTGCTTCCAGCACGATGGCTACCACGAATCCCGTGCGATCCTTGCCGGCGAAACAGTGGGTGAGCACTGGCCGGCCGGTGGCAAGCAGGGTGATGACGTGGTGCAGGGCGCGTTGGGCTCCGCTACGTGTTGGAAACTGCCGGTATTCGTCGAGCATGTAGCCGACGGCGGCATCGTTGATCGACTCGCTACTTTGGCCCGATTCGTCGGCCGTCTCGGTGATCAACCGCCGAAATGCGTGTTCGTGCGGCGCTTCGCTGTCACTGGGCTCGTCGTCGGCGAGATCCGCGAACGGCAGCAGATGGACGTCGATGCTGTCCGGAACACGGCCAGGGCCACGCCGGGCGAGCTCCCGGGACGACCGGAGGTCAGCCACATCGGTGATGCCCAATCGGCTCAGGGCTTGTCGGCCGTCGTCGTCGAGGCGGCTCAACTCGCTCGACCGGAACAGCCGGCCGGGCCGCACCACGGTCGCGATGTCGGCGACGTCGCGGAAGTTCCACGCGCCGGGAAGATCCCGCAGAGTGGCAGCCATGGCTACGTCACCGCCGCAGCGAACGCGGTTTTTTCGCGTCCTAGCTCGGCTCGGGCGATGGATCGCAAGTGCACCTCGTCGGGTCCATCGAAGATGCGCATGGCTCGATGCCAGCTATACAGGCGCGCCAGTGGCGTGTCGTCGCTGACGCCGGCTGCACCGTGCACCTGGATGGCACGGTCGATCACATCGCAAGCCACCTGCGGGGCCACCGCCTTGATCATCGCGACCAAATGCCGGGCCTCCTTATTGCCGTGCTGGTCGATCGTCCAGGCGGCCTTCTCGCACAGCAGCCTGGATTGGTCGATTTCGTTGCGGGACTTGGCTATTGCGTGTTGCACAACGCCCTGCTCGGCGAGCGGGCGGCCAAACGCCACCCGGTTGCGGGCCCGGTCGACCATGAGCGCCAGTGCGCGCTCCGCCCCGCCGAGTGCTCGCATACAGTGGTGGATCCGGCCGGGGCCCAGCCGGGCCTGGGCGATTGCGAAGCCGCTGCCCTCTTCGCCGAGCAAATTGGTGGCCGGGACTCGGACGTTGTCGTAGACCACCTCACAGTGGCCATGCTGGTCCTGCCAACCGAACACCGGAGTCGAGCGCACGATCGTCACACCCGGGGTGTCCATCGGCACCAGGATCATCGACTGCTGCTGATGAGCGGCCGCGGTGGGATTGGTGCGGCCCATCACGATGAGGATCTTGCAGCGCGGATCCGCCGCGCCGGATGTCCACCACTTCCTGCCGCTGATGATGTAGTCGGCGCCGTCGCGGGAGATGGTGGTTTCGATGTTGCGGGCATCGCTGCTGGCGACCGCCGGTTCGGTCATCGAGAACGCGCTGCGGATCTCGCCGCGCAGCAGCGGACTCAGCCACTGCCCGCGCTGCTCGTCGGTGCCGAACATGTGCAGGATCTCCATGTTGCCGGTGTCCGGTGCCGCGCAGTTGAGCGCCTCGGGAGCGATTTCCAGGCTCCACCCGGTCAGCTCGGCCAGCGGCGCGTATTCCAGGTTGGTCAACCCCGATTCCGCCGGCAAGAAGAGGTTCCACAGGCCCCGTTCTTGCGCCTTGGTCTTAAGCTCCTCGATGATCGGGGGCGCGGTGTGGTCGTCGGGACCGGCCCCGCGGCGGTAGTCATCGTAGGTGGCCTCGGCCGGAAAAACGTGCTCGGTCATGAAGTCGGACAACCGCTGGTGGTAGTCAATCGCCTTGGCCGACATCGCGAAGTCCATGTCCGCCACGATAGGCCACCTAGGGTGTGGTGCCGGCAGATGTATCGGACGCGACACTTAAATCACGCACACGACGCGCCGCGACTCCGGACCGTGGCTTAAGTCTCGCGGTCGCCATCGCGCACGATGGACGTCATGACCGAGAGCCGTCCCCCTTTTCCTCCGTTCACCCTCGAATCGGCAACCCAGAAAGTTCAGGCCGCTGAAGATGCCTGGAACACCCGTGACCCCGAACGTGTCAGCTTGGCCTACACGGTCGACTCACAGTGGCGAAATCGCGACGAGCACATCGTGGGTCGGGAGCAGATCGTGGCGTTCCTGACCCGAAAATGGCAGCGCGAACTCGACTATTCGCTGCGCAAGAGTTTGTGGACCTTCCACGACAATCGTATTGCGGTGCGCTTCCAGTACGAGTGCCATGACCGGACGGGTCAGTGGTACCGCAGCTACGGCAACGAACTGTGGGAATTCACGCCGTCGGGGTTGATGTCGCGCCGTGAAGCCAGCATCAACGACGTGCCGATCGCAGAGACCGAACGACGCTTCTTCGGTGCACGCCCAGCATCGGAGCATGGCAGCGATATCCCGGTCTGGTAGCGGTGGGCGGAGCCAAGGTGGGCTGCCAGGTTAGGGTGGCTGAGCGCGTCGGCAACCAACCGGCCCGGCAAATCCATCGAAGGTAGTAGGGAAAGTAGAAGTACGCGCCATGACAGATCCGCAGACGACAGTCGGGGTGGTCGCCGAATCGGGACCGGACGAGCGGCGCGTTGGGCTGGTACCCAAGGCGGTCGCGTCGCTAGTGAACAGCGGTGTGGCCGTCGTGGTCGAAGCTGGCGCGGGTGAGCGGGCACTGCTTCCCGACGATCTCTACTCGCAAGCCGGCGCCGCGATCGGCGATGCCTGGGCCGCTGACATCGTGGTCAAGGTCGCACCACCTACCCCGAGCGAGATCGGCCGACTGCGCAGCGGCCAGACGCTGATCGGCTTCCTTGCGCCGCGCAACGCCGACAACTCGATCGGCGCGCTCAAGCAAGCCGGTGTCCAGGCGTTCGCACTGGAAGCGATCCCGCGAATCTCACGGGCTCAGGTGATGGATGCGTTGTCGTCGCAGGCCAACGTGTCTGGCTACAAAGCCGTCCTGCTGGCGGGCGCGGAGGCGACCCGGTTCTTCCCGATGCTGACTACCGCGGCGGGCACGGTAAAACCGGCGAGCGTGCTGGTCCTGGGCGTGGGTGTGGCTGGCCTGCAGGCACTGGCGACGGCCAAACGCTTGGGCGCCCGCACCACCGGGTACGACGTGCGCCCCGAGGTTGCCGATCAGGTGCGCTCGGTGGGGGCACAGTGGCTCGAGGTCGGTGTCACGGCTTCGGGTACCGGCGGGTACGCCCGCGAGCTGACCGATGACGAACGCGCGCAGCAGCAGAAGGCTTTGGAGGAGGCGATCGCCGGGTTCGACGTGGTGATTACCACCGCACTGGTTCCAGGCAAGCCCGCGCCACGCCTGGTGACCGCCGCGGCGGTGGAGGCGATGAAGCCCGGCAGCGTGGTGGTCGACCTCGCAGGTGAGACCGGCGGCAACTGTGAATTGACCGAGCCGGGCCAAACGGTGGTCAAACACGATGTCACCATCGCGTCACCGCTGAATCTGCCCGCGACGATGCCCGAGCATGCCAGTGAGCTCTACAGCAAGAACATCACGGCGCTGCTCGACCTATTGATCAAGGACGGCACGCTAGCCCCCGATTTTGACGATGAAGTCATCGCGGAATCGTGTGTGACCCGCCAAGGGGACTGAGAGGACTCCCAAAGATGTACGACGAACTGTTGCAAAACCTGGCGATCCTGGTGCTGTCCGGATTCGTCGGCTTCGCGGTGATCTCCAAGGTGCCCAACACCTTGCACACCCCGCTGATGTCGGGGACCAACGCCATTCACGGCATTGTCGTTCTCGGGGCGCTGGTGGTGTTCGGGAGGGTTGAGCACCCGTCGCTCGCGGTGCACATCATTTTGTTCGTCGCGGTGGTGTTCGGCACCCTGAACGTCATCGGCGGCTTCATCGTCACCGACCGAATGCTCGGGATGTTCAAGGGCAAGAAACCCGCCGCCGGCAAGTCGGATGAGGTCGCCCGATGAACCTGCACTACCTCGTCGAGATTCTCTACCTCGTTTCGTTCTCGCTGTTCATCTACGGGTTGATGGGCCTAACCGGACCCAAGACCGCGGTGCGGGGCAACTTGATCGCCGCGGTCGGCATGGCCATCGCCGTGGCGGCGACGCTGGTCATGATCCGGCACACCACTCAATGGCCGCTGATCATCGCCGGTCTGGTCGTGGGTGTGGTGCTGGGCGTACCGCCGGCACGGCTGACCAAGATGACGGCCATGCCGCAGCTGGTGGCGTTCTTCAACGGCGTGGGCGGCGGGACGGTCGCGCTCATCGCGCTGTCGGAGTTCATCGAAACCACTGGCTTTTCCGCGTTCAAGCACGGCGAGTCGCCGACGGTGCACATCGTGGTGGCCTCGTTGTTCGCCGCGATCGTCGGGTCGATCTCGTTTTGGGGGTCGATTATCGCGTTCGGCAAGTTGCAGGAGATCATCTCCGGTCGGCCGATCGGGTTCGGCAAGGCGCAGCAGCCGTTCAACCTGTTGCTGCTGGCCATCGCTGTGGTCGCCGCGGTGGTCATCGGCCTCAACGCGCATCCCGGTACCGGCGGGGCGTCACTGTGGTGGATGATCGGCCTGCTGGTGGCCGCCGCCGTGCTGGGCCTGATGGTGGTGTTGCCCATCGGTGGCGCCGACATGCCGGTGGTCATCTCCCTGCTGAATGCGATGACCGGTCTGTCGGCGGCGGCGGCCGGTTTGGCATTGAACAACACCGCGATGATCGTGGCGGGCATGATCGTCGGCGCATCGGGTTCGATCCTGACGAACCTGATGGCCCAGGCGATGAATCGCTCTATCCCCGCGATCGTCGCCGGCGGGTTCGGCGGGGTCGGTGTGGCTCCCAGTGATGACAGTGGCGACAAGCACGTCAAAGCCACGTCGGCGGCCGATGCCGCGATTCAGATGGCATACGCCAACCAGG
It includes:
- a CDS encoding NAD(P) transhydrogenase subunit alpha, which translates into the protein MYDELLQNLAILVLSGFVGFAVISKVPNTLHTPLMSGTNAIHGIVVLGALVVFGRVEHPSLAVHIILFVAVVFGTLNVIGGFIVTDRMLGMFKGKKPAAGKSDEVAR
- a CDS encoding NAD(P)(+) transhydrogenase (Re/Si-specific) subunit beta, coding for MNLHYLVEILYLVSFSLFIYGLMGLTGPKTAVRGNLIAAVGMAIAVAATLVMIRHTTQWPLIIAGLVVGVVLGVPPARLTKMTAMPQLVAFFNGVGGGTVALIALSEFIETTGFSAFKHGESPTVHIVVASLFAAIVGSISFWGSIIAFGKLQEIISGRPIGFGKAQQPFNLLLLAIAVVAAVVIGLNAHPGTGGASLWWMIGLLVAAAVLGLMVVLPIGGADMPVVISLLNAMTGLSAAAAGLALNNTAMIVAGMIVGASGSILTNLMAQAMNRSIPAIVAGGFGGVGVAPSDDSGDKHVKATSAADAAIQMAYANQVIVVPGYGLAVAQAQHAVKDLASLLEDRGVPVKYAIHPVAGRMPGHMNVLLAEAEVDYDAMKDMDDINDEFARTDVTIVIGANDVTNPAARNETSSPIYGMPILNVDKSKSVVVLKRSMNSGFAGIDNPLFYAEGTTLLFGDAKKSVSEVTEELKAL